In Paraburkholderia youngii, the genomic stretch CGAAAGCACAGCGGGTGAGCGAACTGGCACTGGACCTGGTCGAGGTGTTGGCTCGAGAGCCGATCGAGCGCTTGCAGACGGATCTTCCGGAGGACACGCAAGCTTCGTTGAGGGATGAACGTCCAAAGCCAGTACCGCGAAGAATCGCGTTTCACTGTCCCTGCACGTTGCAGCATGCGCAGAAACTGGGCGGAGCCGTCGAATCGATCCTGCAACGGTTAGGATTTGATCTCACCTCTGTGCCTGACGCACATCTGTGCTGCGGCTCGGCGGGCACCTATTCCATTACGCAGCCTGACTTGGCGGAAAGGTTGCGCAACAACCGACTGGATGCGCTGGAGGGCGGTAAGCCGGAGTTGATTGTCACGGCCAACATCGGATGCCAAGTGCATCTGGACGGAGCGGGCCGCACACCAGTGCGTCATTGGATTGAGCTGATAGATGCGTCCTTGCCTTGAAGTCCTCTCGGTTGCGCAACTCTGCGACAATGAAGTGTCCGTTTCGGGGGATGTCGCGGAAACGGACGCTTCGTCCTCTGCGTCAGAAGAAAGGTCTTCGGGAAAGCTGAGCACCTGGACGTTGGATTCAGTCCAGTTTTTCGCCTCGCCACGTAAAGTTGGGCAGATGCGTACGGGACGAGACTTTCCTCCATCGCGTGAGTCGCGCGGTTCCAGTTATCAGACTGCATTCTGGGTGGTCGCCCGCCGGCCGAGTCGTGCACTTGTAGTGCCGAATCGTTGAATCCCAAACGTGTCGACCTTGCTGGAGCCGCATCGCATCGGCGCCCTCTGCCGGAGGCGCTAGACGAAGTTGCCCGGAAAATGCCTCTTACGACCGTGGCTACGCGCCGATGAATTTCAGGCGTCGTCAGCTGACCGGTTTCGATGCGTGGACCATGCGACCGATGCGTGGACCATGCGACCTATTCAATCAGGCCCCATTCGACTGCTGAAACTCAATGTTGCTGAAAACGTGTTGATCATGATTTAGATGATAACTATCATCTAAACAACACGTAACGGAGTGCCCCGTCATGAGGAGATCGAAACTTGAAACTGCTGAGACCCGCCGTCGAATCGTCGATGTTGCGGCTCGCGCGTTCAGGGCGAACGGCATCCAGACGACAGGTTTGGCGGATCTGATGGCTGACGCGGGACTCTCGCACGGTGGTTTTTATCGGCATTTCGAGTCCAAAGACCATTTAATCGCACAAGCGTGCGAAGCCGCGCTAACCGAGATCATCGGCAAGCTCGAAGCGGCCGCGGGCGAGCGCACCGGCGCTAAAGCTTTCAAGGCCATCGTCGAGGCTTACGTGTCGACGTCCCACCGCGACGCACCGGCAGACGGTTGCCCGCTCGCGGGCATGGGCAGCGAGCTCGCGCGCGCCGACGGACAAACGCGGGCAGTTGCCGCGCGCGGGTTCGACGGTCTCGTCGACAGTCTGGCAAGTCGGTCCGGGCGTCGGCACCATGCAGCAGCAAGGTCCGAAGCGATCTTCGCTCTCTCGGCGATGATCGGCGCTCTCACCATGGCGCGTATCGTTGAAGACCCTGACGAGTCCGCGGCAATTCTTCAGACGGTCCAAGAACGCCTCATCAAGATGTAGGTGGTGTGCAAGCCTGAAACTGAGTGCATTGCGCGCGCATCTAGATGTGCATATGCACTTTATGGTTTCGAAACGATTTTTCGATGGCGGCGAGATCTGGTAGCCCCGCACTCGCGACGAGTGCTCACATCGTTAGACTGGAGAGTTCATCATGCAGCAACGTAAATATCTGATCACTGGCGCCACAGGCAAGACAGGCGTCCACACCATTCGTCATCTGTTGAACGACGGGCATGCTGTCCGAGCCTTAGTACACCAGGAAGACGAACGCAGTGCAGCGCTTCGTGCCCAGGGCGCCGAAGTCGTCGTCGGCGATCTGCTCGAGCATGACGATGTGCTCCGCGCAATGGACGGCGTGACTGGCGCATACCTGTGCTATCCGGTGCGGCCGGGCTTCATCGAGGCGACAGCGTATTTCGCGGACGCGGCACGGCGTGCGGGGGTGGAAGTCCTCGCAGAAATGTCGCAAATCTCCGCGCGGGAAGACTCGAAGAGTCACGCGGCGCGCAATCATTGGATCGCAGAACGGGTTCTCGACTGGTCGGGCGTGCCAACGGTTCACATCCGACCAACGTTCTTCTCGGAATGGCTGATCTTCCCATGGGTGCTCGATACCATCGTCAACGAAGGGAGAATTACCCTTCCTTACGGAAACGGACGCCATGCACCGATTGCCGCGGAAGACCAGGCGCGTTTCATCGCTACCGTACTGACAAATCCTTCCGGCCATATTGGCAATACCTACGAACTGTGCGGTCCGATCGAACTCGACCATCAGGGCATCGCGGATGAAATCGGCAAGGTTCTCGACCGGGAAATTGTTTATAACCCAGCGACGCTCGACGAATATCGCGAACACCTGCAAAAGTACGGTCTTCCGGAGTTTATGATCCAGCACTTCATTGAGGTTGCCATCGACTACCAGAACGGTGTCTTCGCGGGCAAAGACGGCATCATCGAGCAAGTCACCGGACAGGCGCCGCAAACCGTTGAAGAGTTTGTCCGCGCCAACCGGCAGCTTTTCGAAGGCTGATGGGCGGCGGCCGGCTTGCTTCCGATGCTTTGTCACCGCTTCATATCGGCAAGTCACCTACGCCCCTGATTGCCTGCGGCAGGGTACGATAAACAGCATCGACCCGTTGGGGGACTCCTTGATTGATGGAGAGCCGACATGAGACGTCTTTATTTCCTCGTACCTGACACGACGACGGCGAAGGCGATCGTAGACGACTTGCTGCGGGCGCGGATCACATGGCGACATATCCATGTTCTCGCGAATCACAGTGTCGCACTCGAACAGTTACCCGAGGCATCCTTGCTGCAAAGCAGCGACGTCGTGCACTCGCTCGAACGCGGCGTGGCGCTCGGCGGTGCGACCGGCGCGCTGCGCGGTCTCGTGGCGCTGGTCTATCCTCCCGCGGAGCTCGCAATTGCGGGCGGAGCCGTCGTCGCTTTGACGTTGGCAGGTGCCGGCTTCGGGGCCTGGACGGCCACGATGATCGGCGTCGACGACCCGAATACACGACTCGAGCGCTTTCGTGGCGCCATACGCGACGGCCAGCTCCTGATCATGGCCGACGTGCCTGGATCGCGCGAACAGGAGATCGAGCAGATGGTCGCGCAGCATTTTCCGAAAGCCGATCTCGAAGGCGCGGAGCCCACGACACCGATCTTCCCCTGAGAAGCAGTCGAGACGAGCGGGGGCGGCAGGGTGTTGGTCTTCGCGTTCGCATGGCTATGGGGGTCTCGGCAGGTGCCTGGCTGCGCGAACAGAAACATGCGGTACTGACCGCATCCTGGGTCGAGTGCGCGCGAACTACAGGTATGGCCAACATCAGGAAACCCTATGGTAGCTGCGGTCGCTCATCGCACTCGGCACCGAACTTCAGCCAAATCAGTTCGCGCCGACCTGGCGCATTTCGTCGCCTCGAGCCCGATCCGTCGATCGGCGCTACAGGGCCGCGATGAACTCGTTCCACGGCGTCGCCTGTAGGGTCTCGGTAGCGGCGTGTCCATAGCCGCGGATAATTAAAACCGCCAGCTCGAGCTGCTTCAGATCGTTCGACTCGACAACGTCCAGGACGTCGAAGCGCCCGAGCGTCAGATAGCTGTCCTTCCAGGTCACGGCAGGGCATTCGGTCCTGATCTTTTCGGCCACTGTGGCGGCGAGCTGCTTCAGTTCACTGGGATCCGTGAATGCGTCAGGAGCGAGACGGCTCAGGATGACGTAGGTAGCCATGGCATACCTCCGAGCAAAGAATTGGCCCGCTATCGGGCACGACAGTCCGAAGGAAACAAGCGGCCGCGCGTCAAGCAGAAGCGTTGCGGTGCGTCTTGAAGCGCAGGTGTAGAAGTGCGACCAGCCCCGGCGGGTTGGACCGGGGCTCCCTGCCAGGTCAGTGCAGTTGTCGCTTCAGGTCGGAAAGTTCAGAATGCATTGAACTGACGGTATCCACGATTCCGTCGGCCAGACCACTGGCCTGTTGGCAAGCGCGTTCCGCACGATCACCGATCCGTTCGAGATCATCCACGCACTGCCGGATGCGATCCTCATCTTTGGACGACATGATCTTCTTCGCCGATTTGCATTCCTTTTCGAGCTCATCCATCCAGTTCATCAAGTGCTTAGGAATCGTCGCGTCGGCGTGCAAGGTACGTGATGCCTCGCTGACGGTTTGCTGAAGATGAGTAAAACGCTTTTGGATTTCACTAGCTTGCAA encodes the following:
- a CDS encoding DUF1269 domain-containing protein, with the protein product MRRLYFLVPDTTTAKAIVDDLLRARITWRHIHVLANHSVALEQLPEASLLQSSDVVHSLERGVALGGATGALRGLVALVYPPAELAIAGGAVVALTLAGAGFGAWTATMIGVDDPNTRLERFRGAIRDGQLLIMADVPGSREQEIEQMVAQHFPKADLEGAEPTTPIFP
- a CDS encoding TetR/AcrR family transcriptional regulator produces the protein MRRSKLETAETRRRIVDVAARAFRANGIQTTGLADLMADAGLSHGGFYRHFESKDHLIAQACEAALTEIIGKLEAAAGERTGAKAFKAIVEAYVSTSHRDAPADGCPLAGMGSELARADGQTRAVAARGFDGLVDSLASRSGRRHHAAARSEAIFALSAMIGALTMARIVEDPDESAAILQTVQERLIKM
- a CDS encoding NmrA family NAD(P)-binding protein gives rise to the protein MQQRKYLITGATGKTGVHTIRHLLNDGHAVRALVHQEDERSAALRAQGAEVVVGDLLEHDDVLRAMDGVTGAYLCYPVRPGFIEATAYFADAARRAGVEVLAEMSQISAREDSKSHAARNHWIAERVLDWSGVPTVHIRPTFFSEWLIFPWVLDTIVNEGRITLPYGNGRHAPIAAEDQARFIATVLTNPSGHIGNTYELCGPIELDHQGIADEIGKVLDREIVYNPATLDEYREHLQKYGLPEFMIQHFIEVAIDYQNGVFAGKDGIIEQVTGQAPQTVEEFVRANRQLFEG
- a CDS encoding GYD domain-containing protein, with translation MATYVILSRLAPDAFTDPSELKQLAATVAEKIRTECPAVTWKDSYLTLGRFDVLDVVESNDLKQLELAVLIIRGYGHAATETLQATPWNEFIAAL